The following proteins are co-located in the Labrys monachus genome:
- the cas7c gene encoding type I-C CRISPR-associated protein Cas7/Csd2 has translation MTALAHRYDIVFLFDVTNGNPNGDPDAGNMPRLDPETNHGLVSDVSLKRKIRNYTELARGDQPGYRIYVQEGAILNDRHREAYKAIRGDTEKVAKDKSLNPQGEAEARALTRFMCDNFFDVRTFGAVMSTGINAGQVRGPVQVAFATSVEPIMPLEISITRMAATNEKEKADRDKVGDTDGRTENRTMGRKHIVPYGLYRAHIFVSAKLAERTGFGQADLDHLFEALKAMFEHDHSAARGEMSARRIVAFKHDSALGNAPAQALFSTVKVRRAMEGDLYDPLDRRLDNLPPARRFEDYDVAVDRGAVPESVEVIEVL, from the coding sequence ATGACCGCGCTCGCCCATCGTTACGACATCGTCTTCCTCTTCGACGTCACCAACGGCAATCCGAACGGCGATCCGGACGCCGGCAACATGCCGCGTCTCGACCCGGAAACCAATCACGGCCTGGTCAGCGACGTTTCCCTGAAGCGCAAGATCCGCAACTACACCGAACTCGCCAGGGGCGACCAGCCCGGCTACCGCATCTATGTGCAGGAAGGCGCCATCCTCAACGACAGGCATCGCGAGGCCTACAAGGCCATCCGCGGCGATACGGAGAAGGTCGCGAAGGACAAATCGCTCAACCCGCAAGGCGAGGCGGAAGCCCGGGCGCTGACCAGGTTCATGTGCGACAATTTCTTCGACGTGCGGACCTTCGGCGCGGTGATGAGCACCGGCATCAATGCCGGGCAGGTCCGCGGCCCGGTGCAGGTCGCCTTCGCCACCTCCGTCGAGCCGATCATGCCGCTGGAGATCTCCATCACCCGCATGGCGGCCACCAACGAGAAGGAGAAGGCCGATCGCGACAAGGTGGGCGACACCGACGGGCGGACCGAGAACCGCACCATGGGCCGCAAGCACATCGTGCCCTACGGCCTCTACCGCGCCCATATCTTCGTCAGCGCCAAGCTGGCGGAGCGGACGGGTTTCGGCCAGGCCGACCTCGATCATCTCTTCGAAGCGCTGAAGGCGATGTTCGAACACGATCATTCGGCCGCGCGCGGCGAGATGTCGGCGCGGCGCATCGTCGCCTTCAAGCACGATTCGGCGCTGGGCAACGCGCCGGCGCAGGCCCTGTTCTCCACGGTGAAGGTGCGCCGCGCGATGGAGGGGGACCTCTACGACCCCCTCGACAGGCGGCTCGACAATCTGCCGCCGGCGCGGCGCTTCGAGGATTATGACGTCGCGGTCGACCGCGGCGCCGTGCCGGAGAGCGTCGAGGTGATCGAGGTGCTCTGA
- the cas8c gene encoding type I-C CRISPR-associated protein Cas8c/Csd1 has translation MSALASLVRAYDRMAARGEVPAYGYSPEKIGFVISLNLDGSVVGIPTDLRRGEGRKRIARALAVPQPPKRASGIAPCFLWDKTAYVLGVTAGEGKRTVLEHSAFVAYHREWLAGSDDEGLRALLCFLEAWSPERFAELGWPEEMKDQNVVFALESQRLDGVYIHSRPAARDLWTRIAAAGEKNQAVCLVTGERGPVARLHPAIKGVWGAQSAGASIVSFNLDAFSSYGHKQGDNAPLSEAAAFAYTSALNRFLLRDSGHRIQIGDASTVFWAEAAETAAAEAEALFGFFTGDEKGTERIGEKRIEALLAKLRAGRPVEDFRPDLPENVRFFVLGLAPNAARLSVRFYLEDEFGVIAERYLRHMERMRIEPPPKDETPSMWRMLIETAPQHKSDNIQPNLAGEWMRAILTGTPYPLTLLSTLLMRLRADHDVNALRVAILKSILIRNKKMEVPVALDLANTQPGYLLGRLFALYEHIQAAALGTGVNATIKDKFYGAASAQPRRVFHLLDSGSANHLSKIGKQNKGRQVNFEKQLGALMDLMTPGSDPFPAHLPDEQQGLFALGYYHQRNDFFRKAEKSEEPQA, from the coding sequence ATGAGCGCGCTCGCTTCCCTGGTCCGCGCCTATGACCGCATGGCCGCCCGCGGCGAGGTGCCGGCCTATGGCTACAGTCCAGAAAAGATCGGCTTCGTGATTTCTCTCAACCTCGACGGCAGCGTCGTGGGGATCCCCACGGACCTCCGGCGGGGGGAAGGCCGCAAGCGCATCGCTCGGGCATTGGCAGTGCCACAGCCGCCGAAGCGCGCGTCGGGCATCGCGCCCTGCTTCCTCTGGGACAAGACGGCCTATGTCCTCGGCGTCACCGCCGGCGAGGGCAAGCGCACGGTGCTCGAACACTCGGCTTTCGTCGCCTATCACCGGGAATGGCTCGCCGGTTCCGACGACGAGGGCCTGCGGGCGCTCCTGTGCTTTCTCGAAGCGTGGTCGCCGGAGCGGTTCGCCGAACTCGGATGGCCCGAGGAGATGAAGGACCAGAACGTCGTCTTCGCGCTGGAGAGCCAACGCCTGGATGGTGTCTATATTCACAGCCGCCCGGCCGCCCGCGATCTGTGGACCCGTATCGCCGCCGCCGGCGAGAAAAACCAAGCTGTGTGCCTCGTCACCGGCGAGCGAGGACCCGTGGCACGGCTGCACCCGGCGATCAAAGGCGTGTGGGGCGCCCAATCCGCGGGTGCCTCGATCGTTTCCTTCAATCTCGATGCTTTCTCCTCCTATGGCCATAAACAGGGCGACAACGCGCCTCTATCGGAAGCCGCGGCCTTCGCCTATACCTCGGCGCTCAACCGCTTCCTCCTGCGGGACAGCGGTCACCGTATCCAGATCGGCGATGCCTCGACGGTGTTCTGGGCCGAGGCCGCCGAGACGGCGGCGGCCGAGGCGGAGGCCCTGTTCGGCTTCTTCACCGGTGATGAGAAGGGGACCGAGAGGATCGGCGAAAAGCGGATCGAGGCGCTCCTCGCCAAGCTGCGCGCCGGCCGGCCGGTCGAGGATTTTCGCCCGGACCTGCCGGAGAATGTGCGCTTCTTCGTGCTCGGCCTCGCGCCCAACGCAGCACGGCTCTCGGTGCGCTTCTATCTGGAGGACGAGTTCGGCGTGATCGCCGAGCGCTATCTCCGCCACATGGAGCGGATGCGTATCGAGCCGCCGCCCAAGGACGAGACGCCCTCGATGTGGCGCATGCTGATCGAGACGGCTCCCCAGCACAAGAGCGACAATATCCAGCCCAATCTGGCCGGCGAATGGATGCGCGCCATCCTGACGGGAACGCCCTATCCGCTGACGCTCCTCTCCACCCTGCTGATGCGGCTGCGCGCCGACCACGACGTCAATGCGCTGCGCGTCGCCATCCTCAAATCCATCCTGATCCGAAACAAGAAAATGGAGGTTCCCGTGGCCCTCGACCTCGCGAACACGCAGCCGGGCTATCTGCTCGGCCGGCTGTTCGCCCTCTATGAACACATTCAGGCGGCGGCCCTCGGCACCGGCGTCAACGCCACGATCAAGGACAAGTTCTACGGCGCGGCTTCCGCCCAGCCGCGCCGGGTCTTCCACCTGCTCGATTCCGGCTCGGCCAATCACCTTTCCAAGATCGGCAAGCAGAACAAGGGCCGCCAGGTCAATTTCGAGAAGCAGCTCGGCGCTCTCATGGACCTGATGACGCCGGGCAGCGATCCCTTCCCGGCGCATCTGCCGGACGAGCAGCAGGGGCTCTTCGCCCTCGGCTACTACCACCAGCGCAACGACTTCTTCCGCAAGGCGGAAAAATCCGAGGAACCGCAGGCATGA
- the cas5c gene encoding type I-C CRISPR-associated protein Cas5c, whose protein sequence is MSYGVRLFVSGRWGLFVRPEMKVERVSYDVMTPSAARGILEAIHWKPAIRWIVEEIHVLKPIRFQSIRRNEVGAKMPARAVGTAMRTGEIGDLMLVVEDNRQQRASSVLSDVAYVIAARFEMTPKAGPDDNAAKHLDTFNRRARKGQCFHQPCLGTREFPAHFELIEPGALSPPAIDESRDLGFMLYDIDHAGDRSSLFFRAQLDKGVLRVPPPGSKEIRR, encoded by the coding sequence ATGTCTTACGGTGTGCGTCTCTTCGTTTCCGGGAGGTGGGGGCTCTTCGTGCGCCCGGAGATGAAGGTCGAACGCGTCTCCTATGACGTGATGACACCTTCCGCGGCACGAGGCATCCTCGAAGCCATCCACTGGAAGCCGGCGATCCGGTGGATCGTCGAGGAGATCCATGTCCTCAAGCCGATCCGCTTCCAGTCGATCCGGCGCAACGAGGTCGGGGCGAAGATGCCGGCCCGGGCCGTCGGCACGGCGATGCGGACGGGCGAGATCGGCGATCTCATGCTCGTCGTCGAGGACAACCGCCAGCAGCGCGCGTCCAGCGTCCTGTCGGATGTCGCCTATGTGATCGCGGCGCGTTTCGAGATGACGCCGAAGGCCGGGCCGGACGACAATGCGGCCAAGCATCTCGACACCTTCAACCGCCGCGCCCGCAAAGGGCAGTGCTTCCACCAGCCCTGTCTCGGCACGCGTGAATTTCCGGCCCATTTCGAACTGATCGAGCCGGGGGCGCTGTCGCCTCCGGCGATCGACGAGAGCCGCGACCTCGGTTTCATGCTCTACGACATCGACCATGCGGGCGACCGGTCCTCGCTCTTCTTCCGTGCCCAATTGGACAAGGGCGTGCTGCGTGTGCCGCCTCCGGGCTCGAAGGAGATCCGGCGATGA
- a CDS encoding FitA-like ribbon-helix-helix domain-containing protein, with product MASVTIRNIDDRLKKRLRVRAASHGRSMEDEARDILRVALSTEAPPARNLAEAIRARVASFGGVVLDIPPREPIREPVDFDR from the coding sequence ATGGCGAGTGTGACGATCCGGAATATCGATGATCGCCTGAAGAAGCGTCTCCGGGTGCGGGCCGCCTCCCATGGTCGCTCGATGGAGGACGAAGCCCGCGATATCCTGCGCGTCGCCCTGTCGACCGAAGCGCCGCCCGCCCGCAACCTTGCCGAAGCGATTCGCGCACGCGTGGCCTCCTTCGGAGGGGTGGTCCTGGACATTCCCCCGCGCGAGCCGATCCGTGAACCGGTCGATTTCGACCGATGA
- a CDS encoding type II toxin-antitoxin system VapC family toxin, giving the protein MIVLDTNVISELLSPLPSPSVLSWLAEQPPAAMFTTAVTEAEILYGLRLLADGRRRRDLEAAIRPLFTEDFKGRVLPFDSEAADLYATLAVMRRQSGRRISQFDGQIAAIALSRGAAVATRNVDDFADIGLAIVDPWKHQA; this is encoded by the coding sequence ATGATCGTCCTCGACACCAATGTCATTTCCGAGCTGCTGAGCCCCTTGCCGAGTCCCTCCGTCCTGTCGTGGCTGGCCGAGCAGCCGCCAGCCGCGATGTTCACCACAGCCGTCACGGAAGCGGAAATCCTCTACGGCCTTCGCCTTCTCGCTGACGGAAGGCGGAGGCGCGACCTCGAAGCGGCGATCCGCCCCCTCTTCACCGAGGATTTCAAAGGTCGTGTGCTGCCCTTCGATTCGGAGGCTGCGGATCTGTATGCGACTTTGGCCGTCATGCGCCGTCAGTCCGGGCGCCGGATCAGCCAGTTCGACGGGCAGATCGCCGCGATCGCACTTTCGCGGGGCGCTGCGGTCGCCACCCGCAATGTCGACGACTTCGCAGATATCGGCCTCGCGATCGTCGATCCGTGGAAACATCAGGCATAG
- the cas3 gene encoding CRISPR-associated helicase Cas3' — protein sequence MYYAHSSEDQDRARWQPLAEHLRAVAELGAVRGGKFGAGKACAVAGWLHDLGKYTKEFQAYIAGQRRDGGDHSTAGAQEVLRLASARSDRLIAELVAYAIAGHHAGLPDRSGETGSLDDRLVKALPQLDAVWRDEVEADAAGLFPPAFEPHPDGSRHAFQFAFLGRMIFSTLVDADFLDTEAYYAGLEGRPVDRDWPLLPGHVDRLVGLLDAHMAAKTKAAPDTPLNRLRGEILGHVRAGAALAPGVFTLDVPTGGGKTLASLAFALDHARRWGMERIVYAIPFTSIIDQTATIFRDALGEDVVLEHHSAIEEEKPSNAEGRDKLRLAMENWDAPVVVTTNVQLFESLFANRSSRCRKLHNLARAVIVLDEAQTIPLPVLRPCVAALDELARNYGCTIVLCTATQPALASPRFKGGFEIGTDRELAPRPVDLHAALKRVTLELRGTMTDDDLVEELAGHPQGLVVVNGRKHALDLYRKAEAVGLEGVIHLTTRQTAADRRRILQDVRQRLRDGRPCRLVATSLIEAGVDIDFPRAWRAETGLDQIMQAAGRVNREGRRPAEESLVVVFRPAEALPPTEIRGFAAAMQRVVAKGHRDLASQAAITDYFREVYWQRGGDLDRHGVATAFVVDPRGMTTNFAYRTVAAKFRLVESGMEAVIVAIEEEAGATLRALAAGLPPAAAARRLQNFVVQVPPRLRQKLIDNGHVAFVEGFGDQFAVLKSEGLYSRDVGLLFEDADELGFDGII from the coding sequence ATGTATTACGCGCATTCGAGCGAGGATCAGGATCGCGCCCGCTGGCAACCCCTGGCCGAGCATCTGCGCGCGGTGGCGGAACTCGGGGCGGTCCGGGGCGGAAAATTCGGTGCGGGCAAGGCCTGCGCGGTAGCCGGATGGCTGCACGATCTCGGCAAATACACGAAGGAATTTCAGGCCTATATCGCCGGGCAGCGACGCGACGGCGGCGATCATTCGACGGCTGGGGCGCAGGAGGTGCTGCGGCTTGCTTCCGCACGCTCCGACCGGTTGATCGCGGAACTCGTCGCCTATGCGATTGCCGGCCACCATGCCGGCCTGCCGGATCGCAGCGGCGAGACGGGCTCGCTCGACGACCGTCTCGTGAAGGCGCTCCCCCAGCTGGATGCCGTCTGGCGGGACGAGGTCGAGGCCGATGCCGCGGGTCTCTTTCCCCCCGCATTCGAGCCGCATCCGGACGGGAGCCGGCACGCCTTCCAGTTCGCCTTCCTCGGCCGGATGATCTTCTCGACTCTGGTCGATGCGGACTTCCTCGATACGGAAGCCTATTATGCGGGATTGGAGGGGCGGCCGGTCGATCGCGATTGGCCGTTGCTGCCAGGGCATGTCGATCGGTTGGTCGGCCTGCTCGATGCCCACATGGCCGCGAAGACGAAGGCCGCTCCGGACACCCCGCTCAACCGCCTGCGCGGCGAAATCCTCGGCCATGTCCGTGCCGGGGCAGCGCTGGCGCCCGGTGTCTTCACGCTGGACGTGCCGACCGGCGGCGGCAAGACGCTCGCCTCCCTCGCCTTCGCGCTGGATCATGCGCGGCGCTGGGGGATGGAGCGCATCGTCTATGCCATTCCCTTCACCTCGATCATCGACCAGACGGCGACGATCTTCCGCGACGCGCTGGGCGAGGATGTCGTCCTCGAACATCATTCGGCGATCGAGGAAGAAAAGCCTTCCAACGCCGAGGGCCGTGACAAGCTCCGCCTCGCCATGGAGAATTGGGATGCGCCCGTCGTCGTCACCACCAATGTGCAGCTCTTCGAGAGCCTCTTCGCCAACCGGTCCTCGCGCTGCCGCAAGCTCCACAACCTGGCGAGGGCCGTCATCGTCCTCGATGAGGCGCAGACCATCCCGCTGCCGGTCCTGAGACCTTGCGTCGCCGCTCTCGACGAACTCGCGCGCAATTACGGTTGCACCATCGTGCTGTGCACCGCGACGCAGCCGGCGCTGGCTTCGCCGCGGTTCAAGGGCGGCTTCGAGATCGGCACGGACCGCGAGCTGGCGCCGCGGCCTGTGGATCTGCACGCGGCCCTGAAGCGCGTGACGCTGGAACTGCGCGGCACGATGACGGATGACGATCTCGTCGAGGAACTCGCCGGCCATCCGCAGGGGCTCGTCGTCGTCAACGGCCGCAAGCATGCCCTCGATCTCTATCGCAAGGCCGAGGCGGTCGGCCTCGAGGGTGTCATCCATCTGACCACGCGCCAGACGGCGGCGGACCGGCGCCGGATCCTGCAGGACGTGCGACAGCGGCTGCGCGACGGCCGGCCCTGCCGGTTGGTCGCGACCAGCCTGATCGAAGCCGGCGTCGACATCGATTTTCCGCGCGCCTGGCGGGCGGAAACCGGCCTCGACCAGATCATGCAGGCGGCCGGCCGGGTGAATCGCGAGGGAAGGCGGCCGGCGGAGGAGAGCCTCGTCGTCGTCTTCCGGCCGGCCGAGGCCCTGCCGCCGACGGAGATCAGGGGTTTTGCGGCGGCGATGCAGCGTGTCGTCGCCAAGGGACACCGCGACCTCGCCTCCCAGGCCGCGATCACCGATTATTTTCGCGAGGTCTATTGGCAGCGCGGCGGCGATCTCGACAGGCATGGCGTTGCGACCGCCTTCGTGGTCGATCCGCGCGGCATGACCACGAATTTCGCCTATCGCACGGTCGCCGCGAAATTCCGCCTCGTCGAAAGCGGCATGGAAGCGGTGATCGTCGCGATCGAGGAGGAGGCCGGGGCGACGCTGCGGGCGCTGGCCGCCGGCCTGCCGCCCGCCGCGGCCGCGCGCCGGCTGCAGAACTTCGTCGTGCAGGTGCCGCCGCGCCTACGGCAGAAGCTGATCGACAACGGCCATGTCGCCTTCGTCGAGGGTTTCGGCGATCAGTTCGCCGTGCTGAAATCCGAGGGGCTCTACAGCCGCGACGTCGGCCTCCTGTTCGAGGATGCCGACGAACTGGGCTTCGACGGGATCATATGA
- a CDS encoding IS630 family transposase (programmed frameshift) → MTKRGEAYSQDLRDRVLGALDSGMSASTIAPIFRVSVSYIYKAAARRRATGEVSARPQRNHVPLKLAKHEEVLRAKVAADPDARVADLRAWAEEELGVSISHAPMWHMLKRLGLTYKKKTIHASEQKRPDVAAARRKWHSNQIWLRPSRLVFIDETWASTAMARHYGRCKRGQRLIDYVPHGHWKTTTFIGALRSGGLTAPCVLDGPVNGDCFKAYVAQILVPTLNYGDIVIMDNLSSHKVPGVRQAIEAAGAELLYLPAYSPDLNPIENLFAKLKALLRAAATRSIHDLWDEIAKTLPRFSPSECRNYFSNAGYSTV, encoded by the exons ATGACGAAGCGTGGTGAAGCCTATTCGCAGGATTTGCGAGATCGTGTGCTTGGGGCGCTGGATAGCGGGATGTCGGCGAGCACAATCGCACCAATCTTCAGGGTGAGTGTGTCCTACATCTACAAGGCGGCCGCGCGGCGGCGCGCGACGGGGGAGGTCAGTGCCCGCCCCCAGCGCAATCATGTTCCGCTCAAGCTTGCCAAGCATGAAGAGGTTCTGCGGGCCAAGGTCGCGGCTGATCCGGATGCGCGTGTCGCGGATCTGCGGGCCTGGGCGGAGGAAGAATTGGGGGTCAGCATCAGCCATGCCCCGATGTGGCATATGCTCAAGCGGCTTGGGCTGACATATA AAAAAAAGACGATCCACGCCAGCGAGCAAAAACGCCCCGATGTCGCGGCCGCTCGCCGCAAATGGCACAGCAACCAAATCTGGCTGAGGCCCTCGCGTCTGGTCTTCATTGACGAGACCTGGGCCTCGACCGCGATGGCGCGCCACTACGGCAGGTGCAAGCGCGGACAGCGCCTGATCGACTACGTGCCGCATGGCCATTGGAAAACCACGACCTTCATTGGCGCTCTGCGCAGCGGGGGATTGACAGCTCCCTGCGTGCTCGACGGCCCAGTCAACGGCGATTGCTTCAAGGCCTATGTCGCGCAGATCCTCGTTCCCACCCTCAATTACGGCGATATCGTCATCATGGACAATCTGAGCAGCCACAAAGTCCCGGGTGTGCGCCAAGCCATCGAGGCCGCAGGGGCGGAACTGCTTTACTTGCCCGCCTACTCCCCCGATCTCAATCCGATCGAGAACCTCTTCGCAAAGCTCAAAGCTCTCCTGCGCGCGGCTGCAACCCGATCCATCCACGATCTCTGGGACGAAATCGCCAAAACTCTCCCGCGCTTCTCCCCGTCCGAATGCAGAAATTACTTCTCTAATGCTGGATATTCTACAGTCTGA
- a CDS encoding GFA family protein encodes MLLEGSCHCRAVEFSLEAESPVPFMHCHCSICRKTAGSGGFAINLGGDAHSLKVKGREHLRVYHAIIREEGQPDERSEAQRHFCGACGSPLWLFDPRWPDLVHPHASAIDTPLPKPPEMVEAALRYAPAWVDVPGGKNHIHCDTWPSESLAEWHKRHGLLGGGE; translated from the coding sequence ATGCTGCTGGAAGGATCCTGCCATTGCCGCGCCGTCGAGTTCAGCCTCGAAGCCGAGAGCCCGGTGCCGTTCATGCATTGCCACTGCTCGATCTGCCGCAAGACGGCGGGCTCGGGGGGCTTTGCCATCAATCTCGGCGGCGACGCCCACAGCCTGAAGGTGAAGGGGCGCGAGCATCTGCGCGTCTACCACGCCATCATCCGCGAGGAAGGCCAGCCGGACGAGCGCTCCGAGGCCCAGCGCCATTTCTGCGGCGCATGCGGCAGCCCGCTGTGGCTCTTTGATCCGCGCTGGCCGGATCTCGTCCACCCGCATGCCTCGGCCATCGACACGCCGCTGCCCAAGCCGCCGGAGATGGTGGAGGCGGCGCTGCGCTATGCGCCCGCCTGGGTCGACGTGCCCGGCGGCAAGAACCATATCCATTGCGACACCTGGCCCTCCGAATCCCTGGCGGAATGGCACAAGCGCCACGGCCTGCTCGGCGGCGGGGAGTAG
- the tmpB gene encoding (R)-1-hydroxy-2-trimethylaminoethylphosphonate oxygenase, whose translation MSKPDPQSLSPETIVAFLADIFERRGGEEYLGEPVTMAEHMLQGACLAERQGEPEAVIVAALLHDIGHFTSEFGTFSMEDTHDKHHEEAGAQVLERFFPSLVVDCVRRHVAAKRYICATDPAYFGELSAASIHSLKLQGGPMNAAEIAEFETNPNVREIVRVRRLDDAGKIAGMATPGFAYFAPMVQRVVDAHCGGRG comes from the coding sequence ATGAGCAAGCCCGATCCGCAATCCCTGTCGCCGGAGACGATCGTCGCCTTCCTCGCCGACATCTTCGAGCGCCGCGGCGGCGAGGAATATCTCGGCGAGCCCGTGACGATGGCCGAGCACATGCTGCAGGGCGCCTGCCTCGCCGAGCGGCAGGGCGAGCCGGAAGCCGTCATCGTCGCCGCCCTGCTGCACGACATCGGCCATTTCACCAGCGAGTTCGGCACCTTCTCGATGGAGGACACCCACGACAAGCACCATGAGGAGGCGGGCGCGCAGGTGCTGGAGCGCTTCTTCCCGAGCCTCGTCGTCGATTGCGTGCGCCGGCACGTCGCCGCCAAGCGCTATATCTGCGCCACCGACCCCGCCTATTTCGGCGAGCTCTCGGCGGCGTCCATCCACTCCCTCAAGCTGCAGGGCGGGCCGATGAACGCCGCCGAGATCGCCGAGTTCGAGACGAATCCGAACGTGCGCGAGATCGTGCGCGTGCGCCGGCTCGACGACGCCGGCAAGATCGCGGGCATGGCCACGCCGGGCTTCGCTTATTTCGCGCCGATGGTGCAGCGCGTGGTCGACGCCCATTGCGGCGGCCGGGGCTGA
- the tmpA gene encoding 2-trimethylaminoethylphosphonate dioxygenase yields the protein MPEHVDIEILDRGAAMAVRLPDGARRRFHAVWLRDNAWDEATRAPGNGQRRITLADIPADTRIAAARIEAGQVQVTFEPENRTIAYDAAWLAAHAYDRPERRSPGWTAPEIETWDAGLGASIPVADFQAVRRDRAALGGWLRGVRRYGFGKLTGGPVESEALLGVAALFGYVRETNYGRHFEVRTEVNPTNLAYTGLGLQAHTDNPYRDPVPTLQILYCLENSAEGGENMVVDGFRAAERLRAESPEGFDLLTRHCARFEYAGEAGVCLRSRRPMIELAPDGELVAIRFNNRSAAAITDVPYEHMAAYYAAYRRFGEIIDDTAMEVTFKLAPGECFIVDNTRVLHARKGYSGAGSRWLQGCYADKDGLLSTLAAIESQPRKAA from the coding sequence ATGCCGGAGCACGTCGATATCGAGATTCTGGACAGGGGCGCCGCCATGGCCGTGCGCCTGCCGGACGGCGCCAGGCGCCGCTTCCATGCGGTATGGCTGCGCGACAACGCCTGGGACGAGGCGACGCGCGCGCCGGGCAACGGGCAGCGGCGCATCACGCTCGCCGACATCCCCGCCGATACGCGTATCGCCGCGGCGCGCATCGAGGCGGGGCAGGTGCAGGTGACGTTCGAGCCGGAGAACCGCACCATCGCCTATGATGCGGCCTGGCTGGCCGCGCATGCCTATGACAGGCCGGAACGGCGCTCGCCCGGCTGGACGGCGCCGGAGATCGAGACCTGGGATGCCGGCCTCGGCGCAAGCATCCCGGTCGCCGATTTCCAGGCCGTCCGCCGCGACCGCGCGGCGCTCGGCGGCTGGCTCCGCGGCGTGCGCCGCTACGGCTTCGGCAAGCTGACGGGAGGCCCGGTCGAAAGCGAGGCGCTGCTCGGCGTCGCCGCGCTGTTCGGCTATGTCCGCGAGACCAATTACGGCCGGCATTTCGAGGTGCGCACCGAGGTGAACCCGACCAACCTCGCTTATACCGGCCTCGGCCTGCAGGCCCATACCGACAATCCCTACCGCGATCCGGTGCCCACCCTGCAGATCCTCTATTGCCTGGAGAATTCGGCCGAGGGCGGGGAGAACATGGTGGTCGACGGCTTCCGCGCCGCCGAGCGGCTGCGCGCGGAGAGCCCGGAGGGCTTCGATCTCCTGACGCGCCATTGCGCGCGCTTCGAATATGCCGGCGAGGCGGGCGTGTGCCTGAGGTCCCGCCGGCCGATGATCGAGCTCGCCCCCGACGGCGAGCTCGTCGCCATCCGCTTCAACAACCGCTCGGCGGCGGCGATCACCGACGTGCCCTACGAGCACATGGCCGCCTACTACGCCGCCTATCGCCGCTTCGGGGAGATCATCGACGACACCGCCATGGAGGTGACGTTCAAACTCGCGCCGGGCGAATGCTTCATCGTCGACAACACCCGCGTCCTCCATGCCCGCAAGGGCTATTCGGGCGCCGGCTCGCGCTGGCTCCAGGGCTGCTACGCCGACAAGGACGGGCTGCTCTCGACGCTGGCCGCCATCGAATCGCAACCCCGGAAGGCCGCCTGA